The following is a genomic window from Candidatus Dormiibacterota bacterium.
GGCCGCCCTCGAAGAGCAGCGGGATGTCGGCGACCACCAGCGGCGCCCCCGACTCGAGGCCGGCGGCGATGCGCCGCCCCATCAGCGCGGCGATGCGCGGGTGGGTGATCTCCTCGAGGATGCGGCGCCGGGCGGGGTCGGCGAAGACCACGGCGGCGAGGCCGGGACGGTCGAGCTCGCCGGCGGCGGTCAGCACCCCGGGGCCGAAGGCGGAGGCGATCTCCTCGAGGGCGGGGCTGCCCGGCGCGACCACCTCGCGGGCGAGCAGGTCGGCGTCGACCACGGCGGCGCCGCGGCCGGCGAGCAGCCGCGCCACCGTGCTCTTGCCGGTCGCGATGCCCCCGGTCAGGCCGATCAGCCGCATGCCCCGCTCCCCTGGGTCCCGGTCGCTGTCCGCTCGCTGCCATCTTGGTACAGTCACCGACCCATGCTCCGATTCCGCTCCCTCCCGCTGCTCCTCTGCGTCGCGCTGACCGGCGCGGCCGTGCTGTCGGCCTGCGGAAGCA
Proteins encoded in this region:
- the coaE gene encoding dephospho-CoA kinase (Dephospho-CoA kinase (CoaE) performs the final step in coenzyme A biosynthesis.); this encodes MRLIGLTGGIATGKSTVARLLAGRGAAVVDADLLAREVVAPGSPALEEIASAFGPGVLTAAGELDRPGLAAVVFADPARRRILEEITHPRIAALMGRRIAAGLESGAPLVVADIPLLFEGGRTGLVEGVMLVDAPEDVQLRRLMLRDGLDEAAARARVAAQMPLGEKRRLATWVIDNGGTPESTAAQVGDWWERWVGKG